ATTCTCATCTTAtatcatgtatgaaaatgtattgaTATTTCTTAAAAGCTTGATTTATCACCCAGTCCTAGCCTcctgtaacactgtgagaaatcttagtcatttttgaataaaattagaaacattgtgtctcagtgaagctgaaaagctaattcatgcatttattacttgtagactggactattgtaagtcattattatcaggctgtcctaaaagctccctgaaaagccttcagctgatccgaaatgctgcagctagcGTACTGACAGGAactggaaagagagagcagatttcgcccatattggcttctcttcattggctccctgttaaatctagaatagaatttaaattccttctcctcaaatacaaggtcttgaataatcaggccccatcttatctcaaagaccttatagtcccatatcaccccaatagagcacttcactctcagactgctggcttacttgtggttcctaggatacttaagagtagaatgggaggcagagccttcagctttcaggccccacttctgtggaaccagctcgcagtttggatttgggagaaagacaccctctctatttttaagattaggcttaaaactttacattATGATCAaacctatagttagggctggatcaggtgaccctgacccctcccttagttacgctgctataggcctaggctgctgggggaatttccatgatgcactgagtgtttcttttcattcacctctttttactctatttataccccactctggatttaatcattagttattattaatctctggctctcttccacagtgtgtattttgtcctgtctctcccccctcatccccaaccggtcacagcagatggctgcccctccctaagcctagttctgctggaggtttcttcctgttaaaataatttggtgctatataaattgaattgagtcTCTCTCACGGCTGAATGATTGTTACATTAGAAGGAGGATTGATCCCTGATTGAGTACCATTTGTGAACATCATTCAGAGTGATGTAGCTTTGAACTGTGTTTGCAGGTTTGAACAATGGCAGAATACCAACACGTGTACCTGCAGCTCACATGTCCGGTGGGCTGCCAGGGGGAGGTGGGGATAACCTAAAGTACGCCCTACTGGTTGGAGCAGCTACCGTTGGTGGCCTGGCATATGTGAGTAAGCTTCGTATTAAGTGAAGTAATGATTAATTTGTTTCAtttggtttctttgtgttttttttttttcttttctataacTTGAACACTCACTGGTTTAAATTAGGGCTGGGCAACCTGGATCTGTGATATAAAAATTGCTGTTTTTGTCAACAGAGTCTGGTGGTTTttgttaagtatttttttttttttttttttttttgtagcatgtCATCTCAATAAATCAACAAACATTGTTGACTTTTGTCACAGATCATTAATTTCATGTATACCTTCAAACTATGAGTTATTAATTGTTGTATGAGTGCTGCAAGCACGGCTTTACTGAAGAAGTGCTTTATGCAGCGCAGCATCAGATCATATCCATATACACTATTGTCTAATTCTGTTTCTCCTTTGAAGTTATGTGGATACAGTTAAGAAAAAATTCCATATAACTCCCATGACAAGATTTCATtgattagcactgtcacctccgGCAGGTTCTGCCAActagctggggcctttctgtgtagagtcTGCGTTTTCTCTGCCTGCATGGGTGTGtgtagttgtctgtctctgtgttagccttgcgATAAACTGGCAACCAGTTCAGATTGTACCTCGCCTGTTATCCTATTTGAGCTGGGATATGCTTTACCCCTCCACAACCCCAAATTAGTTGTTAAGTTGTTAAGAATATGGTTTAATGGAAATATCACGCAGTCCTAGTTTAAAGGCATCAAACTGGAGGTAGAGGCAGATTTTCCATTTGGAAATAAATGTTGATAAGTCAGTGTGTTGTTCATTTGTCAGCTTTCATCCAGAAAATCCTACTCTGCCTATTTGCTGATACTCACGGCTGAAAGATAACAGTCAACACTGGATCTGACTGGCAAATTTGAACAGCTTGATGAAGCAATCATTGAAGTTGTCATGACTAAAATTAGtgcacttttctgtttttacaggCGTTTTATACTTTGAAGGGAGACCAGCAAAGATATCAGGAGCGTATCACAGAAATTTCATCCAGATCACAAAAACCAGCTGCAAAAGAATCAGCCACACCCATCCCGTCGCAGCCTCCTGGTGAGCGGCTTTTAGGAGCTGTTAGCTGATAACACAGCTTCACTGTTAAACCCAGTTCCTCTGAGAAGCTTCtgaatttcactttgattctgtttgtgtttttagctGTAGAAGCCACTGAAACAAAAGGTGAGTGATTTCTTTGCCGTGCCAGTTACAGATCAAACTCCACTTGTGTTAATAACTAATAGGTAGTCAAACGTAACCTTGAGACATTCAAACAGTTCTCCAAAACCTCTTAGGTCCAGTGCTTGTGTGCTGTTAGCAGTGACAGCCCTTTAAAGGAAACATTTGTGCTTTAATATCATGGTTAAAGGTCATTTGGTGTCATTTGGAGGCTTTTAATCAGCTGACTCTGCAGCACACGGTTTAGCTTCCTCTTTATTTCCATGTAAACAGCAGATTTTGAGCTTTCAAAACAAACTGTCTTACAGAGTGTATTTGAATTggtgattactttttttttttttttttaaatcactcacTGACCACAAACCAAAGAGTCTTTTATACTTTCGCTTTTTATGTGCTGAGTATCAGTCTAAGTTATTTTTAATGAGTGTGTTCCCTCTCAGCCACCATTGAGCCAAAACCTGAAGCAGAGTCTTCATCCCCGGAGCCAAGCCCTCCAGCATCTGCCACTGAAGTAGCAGCCACCAGTGAAACAACCGAACAGCCTCCAGGTTGTCtacttatttctttttaaatatatattctaTGGATGGATATTAGAAATGGTGACACCAACTGGTAAATGCATTTCAGTGCAAACAAAGAGGCTACAGAAcatgtgttaaaaatatattgcTGTTTAGTTATACCGAGTGGATGTGTTTTATGCCAGAGGGCTGCTGGGTATTCTGCATTTTTATCGTCCTTTTTTGTGAATGCTGTCTATATTCAAAGGCTGAGAATTTTGCAAATaagacttcatttttttgtcatattattaagataaaataagaaaacaattCTAGATGAAATAGCAATAAAGAGAGATGCACCGATTAAACCAGGTGAGGGACCAGAATCGGCAGATTTCCAACATTCTTGCCTGGACCGGTGTCTGGCCGGACAGCCTCTCATACGTTCGATTACAAGCTGGTCTGtttcgcgcacacacacacacagtggtgcaGGTAAATAGTCACACTcacagctttattttctgttgtttcagtGAGAGAAGGTCCTGTAACTTACTGCAGTCTGATGGAAACGTTGAATAATTTATTTTcgtatgaaaataatattttgcattgacgtttttttggttttatataTGCTGTCAGTTATGGTTCTCAGAAAATCTGAATCAGCAAAAATCAGTATTGGCAGGTCACACTTTTAAGGAAAAATCAGAATCAGCCAATCGCTGCGTCTCTGATCGCAGTGATGAAACTGAGCCTGTctgattattttctgttactgtGAATTTGCAGCCGTCTGTTACCCTTTACTGTGTTGTGGTGATATTTAAAACTCGCAACTTTCTTTTTAGTGTGGAAGCTTTTAATGGAAACATTGGCATAATCAGTCCAGTATACCTGTCCTGTATACCTGAGGAAACACTTTGTGgtgttataaatatatatgtctACATGTCTTCATATTGTTAGTGTGAATTCCCCGACTAAAGCTCAGAAATCTACGAATTCACTGATGAGAGTTTAGTTTTATAGCAGATCTACCCTGTCATTTTGACTGGTCAGTGACCCGATTATACTAACAGAACCTGCGGCACCAACACAAACCCTCACAGCAGAGTCAGTCATGCCTGAGCCTAAAGATGTGGCAGAGAGTGGTAAGGCCATAGTCCAGCTTCACTTGGAGTGGGGAAGTGGGCACATATCCtcataatattttaacatttttctcaCAACTTTTCCTCCcacctgtcatgtctgtcacattgTTTGGGTTCTTCCAATGATAAAGGTTGATTGCACTGATTTGAAAACATCATTTTCTTATTAACCAGGTCCATTTACTGTTTGTGCAAAATACTAATGAGTTCATGAACTGACTGAgtctctcctctgtctcactTTCACGCTGACTTGGCTTGCTGTTCCCCTCCCATGGAAATATTCAGCCGTGGACTCCACACCTGCCTCTCTCAAGGTGCCCTCACACGCCTCATACCTGCTGATTGGTGGAGGTACTGCCTCTTTTGCTGCTGCCCGGTCTATTCGAGCCAGAGACCCCGGAGCCAGGGTCAGTCTAGCCCCCATGTTCACTCTGAATGCACTTTGTTACTCTTTTAGTTGCACCtgagtttttgttaaatttgagtattttttttttctttttctgctagGTGTTAATTGTGACTGATGAGCCAGACCTCCCATACATGAGACCTCCTCTTTCTAAAGAGCTGTGGTTCTCTGATGATCCCAGTGTGACAGAAACTCTGCGCTTCAAACAGTGGAACGGAAAAGAAAGAAGGTCTGTTTAACATCTTTATTTGTGCTTAGCCTATTTAACCTGATTTCTCTCAGTTCTTTTGTCTCAGCAGCTGCCTGTCCTTGGCGGTGTCTTGTCGTGCCACATCGTTTGTCTTTTTATTACAAAATTATAACTTCTTCTggtgctgttgtgttttctttacacTTAAACACAGGACTTCCACGGCCACTAAAAAATCTTAAATATTTAACCCACAGTATTTAGTTGCTGATATCAGCTGtattacaaataaagaaaatagaaTCACAGTAATGTACAGTAGACCTCAACCTAATGTTATAAAGCAGCAGTATGATCAAATACAAAATGACTAATCCTTCTATTTTAGCTTTCATGTTCAAACCGACAGCCTTCTTGCTCTGAGGTGACCTtcttaaccactgcaccacccaTATTTATGTCACCCATATTTAGCTCCCAAAGTGGAATTTGGCTCCTTAATTTCAGACACACTAGCTAAGTTATTAATTCTGTAGCTCAGTTCTAAAAAGACATCTTCAAAAAGACACAATGCTGGGGTGTTTTAGGCTCAGCGGGATCACTGGAACCTTCAACAGTAAATAGATCAAAATGACCGCTTTTACTGAAAGTATCAAATACTGTGTTGTAGGGATTATTGTGCTGGTGTATATCAAATTTGTAGCCATGGCTTGTTGATCAATGCCTGCATGTGATTTATTACTTATGATTATTACCTGTTTTACTGTTTCCCATCAGTAAGTGTTaatgcaaaacaaactgcaccACTTTCTGTGCTGAGGTTTCTCTCCAAAGACCTGATAGacacaaagagtttgttttttaaacctggCATTGATGCAGCAGAACATTGAATGGATACTTCATAAACTGGTGACATTTTGGCGATTCTCAGAAgttgttttacaaaaaagcctttcagtcattttaatacttttgtatttattttccagTATCTACTTCCAGCCACCATCATTCTACATCAATCCAGAAGAACTGGATAGTGCAGAAAATGGAGGAGTGGCTGTTCTCATTGGAAAAAAGGTTgaacacccccccctcccctcccccaaaTCTCCATAATTTTATAGCTACTGAATAAAGTATTCACACCAGAAGTGATATTATTGGCAGCTGTATATGTACTTCTAATCTGTATTGAAAGATTTTCAAAGTCTGACCCGTTATGATGTCTAAACCTGGAAAGCAAAAGTTTTTCAGAAGATGTGTTTAATTTCTTGTAGGTGGTTCAGATGGATGTGCGAGGAAACAAAGTAAAACTGGACGATGATACTGAGATTTCGTACGACAAGTGTTTGATTGCTACAGGTAAACTaccctgtttttctttattttctgcttttaccACATGTGGATTATACCTGCTGGAAGCAAATTTTATCCTTCCCCTCAGGTGGTATACCAAGAAACCTACAAGTCATCGAAAGAGCAGGAGAGGAGGTGATGAAGAGGACAACTTTGTTCCGCAAGGTCAGCGTGTAGCCACAAGGGGGTGGTAGCAACGTGTTGCTCTCACAATGTCTGGCTGATAGTATGTATATACTGTCTGCTGGAGTAAGTGTTAAGGCATGACATGAAGGAATCAATAgttattttaaaacaacaacgaATTTaggttgtttttgtcttttatatttGGGACAGCATAAGCCCTCTAAGATGCTACAGACAGACGGTTACAGCTAAATGTTTTACTGTGTCACATAAAAATCAGACTGTGCTCtaagttctgtttttctccACAGATCGAGGACTTCAGATCTCTGGACAAGGTCTCCAGAAATGTAAAATCCATCACTATCATTGGAGGTGGCTTCTTGGGCAGTGAGCTGGCTTGTGCTCTTGGCAGGAGATGTAAGACTACATGACAAGCTGAGAAAGTAACTGAGTAGATAATAACACCGACATCCAGCTGAAGTAACTCTTTTCTTAGttgttgttctttctttgtttttttagcaaTTGAGTCTGACCTGGAGGTGATACAGATGTTCCCTGAGAAGGGTAACATGGGAAAAGTGCTGCCTGAGTATCTGAGcaactggacaacagaaaaaGTCAAGAAAGGTCCGCGTCCAACTTCATTTCACACAAGCTGCCGAAGACAAAGAAtgttcttttagatgttttagcattttatggtttgctgtctgttttttgtAGAGGGTGTAAAGGTCATCACAGAAGCCTTGGTGAAATCTGTGACCTACAAAGATGACAAATTAGAAATCCAGCTGAAGGACGGCAGATTGGTAGGTTCAGATTTCTACACAAACGCAGCCTAAACCAGGACAGTGAAGGTATTGATTATCTGCCGTTTCATGTTGTAGGTGAAAACTGATCACATTGTTACAGCTGTTGGCCTGGAGCC
The window above is part of the Archocentrus centrarchus isolate MPI-CPG fArcCen1 chromosome 14, fArcCen1, whole genome shotgun sequence genome. Proteins encoded here:
- the aifm1 gene encoding apoptosis-inducing factor 1, mitochondrial isoform X3, with the protein product MLTCRTVWKKVAPLARTSSTVCRQNVRRAGLNNGRIPTRVPAAHMSGGLPGGGGDNLKYALLVGAATVGGLAYAFYTLKGDQQRYQERITEISSRSQKPAAKESATPIPSQPPATIEPKPEAESSSPEPSPPASATEVAATSETTEQPPAVDSTPASLKVPSHASYLLIGGGTASFAAARSIRARDPGARVLIVTDEPDLPYMRPPLSKELWFSDDPSVTETLRFKQWNGKERSIYFQPPSFYINPEELDSAENGGVAVLIGKKVVQMDVRGNKVKLDDDTEISYDKCLIATGGIPRNLQVIERAGEEVMKRTTLFRKIEDFRSLDKVSRNVKSITIIGGGFLGSELACALGRRSIESDLEVIQMFPEKGNMGKVLPEYLSNWTTEKVKKEGVKVITEALVKSVTYKDDKLEIQLKDGRLVKTDHIVTAVGLEPNVDLAKSGGLEVDSDFGGYRVNAELQARSNIWVAGDAACFYDIRLGRRRVEHHDHAVVSGRLAGENMTGASKPYWHQSMFWSDLGPDVGYEAIGIVDSSLPTVAVFAKATAKDTPKAATEESGTGIRSESETEDTATSAVASATPAPVVEKRDDYGKGVIFYLRDKVVVGIILWNVFNRMPIARKIIKDGEEHADLNEVAKLFNIHED
- the aifm1 gene encoding apoptosis-inducing factor 1, mitochondrial isoform X2, with translation MLTCRTVWKKVAPLARTSSTVCRQNVRRAGLNNGRIPTRVPAAHMSGGLPGGGGDNLKYALLVGAATVGGLAYAFYTLKGDQQRYQERITEISSRSQKPAAKESATPIPSQPPAVEATETKATIEPKPEAESSSPEPSPPASATEVAATSETTEQPPAVDSTPASLKVPSHASYLLIGGGTASFAAARSIRARDPGARVLIVTDEPDLPYMRPPLSKELWFSDDPSVTETLRFKQWNGKERSIYFQPPSFYINPEELDSAENGGVAVLIGKKVVQMDVRGNKVKLDDDTEISYDKCLIATGGIPRNLQVIERAGEEVMKRTTLFRKIEDFRSLDKVSRNVKSITIIGGGFLGSELACALGRRSIESDLEVIQMFPEKGNMGKVLPEYLSNWTTEKVKKEGVKVITEALVKSVTYKDDKLEIQLKDGRLVKTDHIVTAVGLEPNVDLAKSGGLEVDSDFGGYRVNAELQARSNIWVAGDAACFYDIRLGRRRVEHHDHAVVSGRLAGENMTGASKPYWHQSMFWSDLGPDVGYEAIGIVDSSLPTVAVFAKATAKDTPKAATEESGTGIRSESETEDTATSAVASATPAPVVEKRDDYGKGVIFYLRDKVVVGIILWNVFNRMPIARKIIKDGEEHADLNEVAKLFNIHED
- the aifm1 gene encoding apoptosis-inducing factor 1, mitochondrial isoform X1, whose protein sequence is MLTCRTVWKKVAPLARTSSTVCRQNVRRAGLNNGRIPTRVPAAHMSGGLPGGGGDNLKYALLVGAATVGGLAYAFYTLKGDQQRYQERITEISSRSQKPAAKESATPIPSQPPAVEATETKATIEPKPEAESSSPEPSPPASATEVAATSETTEQPPEPAAPTQTLTAESVMPEPKDVAESAVDSTPASLKVPSHASYLLIGGGTASFAAARSIRARDPGARVLIVTDEPDLPYMRPPLSKELWFSDDPSVTETLRFKQWNGKERSIYFQPPSFYINPEELDSAENGGVAVLIGKKVVQMDVRGNKVKLDDDTEISYDKCLIATGGIPRNLQVIERAGEEVMKRTTLFRKIEDFRSLDKVSRNVKSITIIGGGFLGSELACALGRRSIESDLEVIQMFPEKGNMGKVLPEYLSNWTTEKVKKEGVKVITEALVKSVTYKDDKLEIQLKDGRLVKTDHIVTAVGLEPNVDLAKSGGLEVDSDFGGYRVNAELQARSNIWVAGDAACFYDIRLGRRRVEHHDHAVVSGRLAGENMTGASKPYWHQSMFWSDLGPDVGYEAIGIVDSSLPTVAVFAKATAKDTPKAATEESGTGIRSESETEDTATSAVASATPAPVVEKRDDYGKGVIFYLRDKVVVGIILWNVFNRMPIARKIIKDGEEHADLNEVAKLFNIHED